The following proteins are co-located in the Aurantiacibacter atlanticus genome:
- a CDS encoding DUF475 domain-containing protein has product MGMLLRYYKFSLIFTAACFGLGLWYGIATSDSIGSVLQILWIILILSILEISLSFDNAVVNATVLREMDPVWQQRFLVWGIAIAVFGTRIIFPLAIVAIAAGIGPIQAIDLSLNDPEQYEAIVSSAHIGIAGFGGAFLAMVGLKFFFDADKEVHWISAVERQLVKVSNLPALEIGLLLVALWAVSLQLPQEDALTFLTAGLLGLVTFIAVDALGEWLNMREEAKKASGTVMRSGLGGFLYLEVLDASFSFDGVIGAFALSNNMIIIALGLSIGAMFVRSMTIHLVRKGTLSEYRYLEHGAFWAIIVLGAIMLLSAVWHIPETITGLIGGVLIGISFWWSVRHNRREEGKVTPAVID; this is encoded by the coding sequence ATGGGCATGCTGCTGCGCTATTATAAATTTTCGCTGATCTTCACTGCTGCCTGCTTCGGGCTGGGCTTGTGGTATGGCATTGCCACCAGCGACAGCATCGGTTCGGTTCTGCAAATCCTCTGGATCATACTGATCCTGTCGATCCTCGAAATATCGCTCAGCTTCGATAATGCCGTCGTCAACGCTACTGTATTGCGAGAGATGGACCCGGTGTGGCAGCAGCGGTTCCTGGTCTGGGGGATCGCCATTGCCGTCTTCGGCACGCGTATCATCTTCCCGTTGGCCATCGTCGCCATCGCGGCAGGCATTGGTCCGATACAGGCAATCGACCTTTCACTGAACGATCCTGAACAATATGAAGCAATCGTATCATCCGCCCATATTGGCATTGCCGGCTTTGGCGGCGCATTCCTTGCCATGGTGGGGCTGAAATTTTTCTTCGATGCCGACAAGGAAGTACACTGGATTTCAGCGGTTGAACGCCAATTGGTCAAAGTGTCCAATCTGCCCGCACTGGAAATCGGGCTTTTACTGGTAGCCCTGTGGGCGGTCTCGCTACAATTGCCTCAGGAAGATGCACTGACGTTCCTGACAGCCGGCCTTCTGGGGCTTGTCACCTTCATCGCTGTCGATGCGCTGGGTGAATGGCTCAACATGCGGGAAGAGGCCAAGAAAGCCAGTGGCACGGTCATGCGATCGGGTCTTGGCGGTTTTCTCTATCTCGAAGTGCTCGATGCGTCATTCAGCTTCGACGGAGTGATTGGCGCTTTTGCGCTTTCAAACAATATGATCATTATTGCCCTCGGCCTTTCCATCGGGGCGATGTTCGTGCGTTCGATGACGATCCATCTTGTACGCAAGGGGACATTGTCCGAATATCGCTATCTCGAACATGGCGCATTCTGGGCGATCATCGTGTTGGGCGCGATCATGCTGCTTTCAGCAGTGTGGCATATTCCTGAAACGATAACCGGATTGATCGGCGGCGTGTTGATCGGGATCAGCTTCTGGTGGTCTGTACGGCATAACCGCCGCGAAGAAGGAAAGGTCACGCCTGCTGTGATTGACTGA
- a CDS encoding TIGR03013 family XrtA/PEP-CTERM system glycosyltransferase, with translation MIRLFKHYIPHAVLLLGLLDFALLLVAADLAWHLRVSQIGASAGPLKDRALALTGIAFTTQTAMIAVGVYGTEALRSKRFACARLLVAASLAILALALIDFVLPGHTFWRSILLYAMMIAVALLILNRLVVGGILGASAFRRRVLVLGAGPRAQRLKLLATRPESGFVVVGYIGMSDGASQVAEAVSRSAIVDLSAHVANLGVTEVVLALEERRNALPLKDLLRVKTAGVHVNEFSSFLERETGRVDLDTLNPSWLIFSDGFSSGRAVSSIAKRMFDILASGLLLLLTFPIIALFAAIIKLDSNGPAFFRQKRIGLYGETFELIKLRSMRTDAEKDGAKWAEKKDPRITRIGAFIRKVRIDELPQVWTVLRGHMSFVGPRPEVPQFVDDLEDKLPYYAERHMVKPGITGWAQINYPYGASIEDSRHKLEYDLYYAKNYTPFLDLLIMLQTLRVVLWPEGAR, from the coding sequence ATGATCCGTCTCTTCAAACATTACATACCGCATGCAGTCCTGCTGCTCGGTCTATTGGATTTTGCCCTGCTGCTAGTCGCGGCCGATCTGGCGTGGCATCTGCGTGTCAGCCAGATTGGCGCTTCGGCCGGGCCCCTTAAAGACCGTGCGCTGGCACTGACGGGTATCGCATTCACCACGCAAACCGCCATGATTGCTGTCGGCGTTTACGGGACCGAAGCGCTGCGTTCCAAGCGCTTTGCCTGTGCTCGTTTGCTGGTGGCCGCAAGCCTTGCCATTCTTGCGCTGGCGCTGATTGATTTCGTGCTTCCGGGCCACACCTTCTGGCGCTCCATCCTGCTTTACGCGATGATGATCGCCGTTGCGCTGCTCATATTGAACCGTCTGGTCGTGGGCGGAATTCTTGGCGCATCGGCCTTTCGCAGACGTGTGCTGGTATTGGGCGCCGGACCGCGCGCACAAAGGCTCAAGCTGCTGGCGACAAGGCCCGAAAGCGGCTTTGTGGTGGTTGGCTATATCGGAATGTCGGATGGCGCATCACAAGTGGCAGAGGCGGTATCACGTTCGGCCATTGTCGATCTTAGCGCCCATGTCGCCAATCTGGGCGTTACCGAAGTTGTTCTTGCGCTGGAGGAACGCCGTAATGCCTTGCCGCTCAAGGATTTGCTGCGGGTTAAGACAGCCGGTGTCCATGTAAATGAATTCTCCAGCTTTCTGGAGCGGGAAACAGGCCGGGTCGATCTCGATACGCTCAATCCCAGCTGGCTGATCTTCTCTGACGGTTTTTCTTCGGGTCGTGCCGTTTCAAGCATCGCCAAACGCATGTTCGATATTCTGGCGAGTGGACTGCTGCTGCTGCTGACCTTTCCGATCATCGCGCTTTTTGCGGCAATCATAAAGCTCGACAGCAACGGTCCGGCCTTTTTCCGACAAAAGCGCATAGGCCTTTATGGCGAGACGTTTGAACTTATCAAACTACGTTCCATGCGCACCGATGCTGAAAAGGACGGCGCGAAATGGGCCGAGAAGAAAGACCCGCGAATAACGCGCATCGGGGCGTTTATCCGCAAGGTCCGCATTGATGAATTGCCGCAGGTGTGGACGGTGCTGCGCGGTCATATGAGCTTTGTCGGTCCACGGCCCGAAGTCCCGCAATTCGTGGACGATCTTGAAGACAAGCTGCCCTATTATGCAGAACGCCACATGGTGAAGCCGGGCATCACCGGCTGGGCGCAGATCAATTATCCTTATGGCGCAAGTATCGAGGATTCCCGTCACAAGCTGGAATATGATCTTTATTACGCCAAGAATTACACGCCCTTTCTTGATCTGTTGATCATGTTGCAGACGCTGCGCGTGGTGTTGTGGCCGGAGGGCGCGCGCTAA
- the prsK gene encoding XrtA/PEP-CTERM system histidine kinase PrsK, giving the protein MEIAWDLALYLTYLAAAAGAVALCLWLATNQRTQGPAVNASAGALGFAALWAFSVAGFGRQSVIQDVLLVASNLAWLWMLYRLFGYDKRDKSLGPIRPVVAALAFVEMMQFALIAARLQYDAEPGAQLLILQFAFTFRLLLCIGALVLVHNLYVGAAQMARLGLRWPAAALGLLFLYDLNFYTVAYLDNGTPELLEDLRAVALLVSVILLAIGVVRNKSELRFSPSRSFAFQSFSLLLIGAYLAVMVVVAQGLAYIGSDYGRILQAGFVLLASAIALTVLPSKRLRGWLRVTLSKNLFQHRYDYRSEWLRFTDTIGRAGPQATPLLERAVQAVADITDSPSGMLFTPREEGGMALAARWQWPDLDVPGEAISAKGAQFFEESQFILDLDDLRPGRQDGIPADACPAWLLADEASWALIPLLHYERLVGVVLLARPPMARQLDWEDFDLLRVVGRQLASYLAEQTSQDALGEAQRFDEFNRRIAFVMHDIKNLASQLSLLARNAEKHADNPAFRTDMILTLRNSTDKLQSLLDRLGRYGSMGGKEREEFDLGALLGKICGLYADRHTVTLISDDTCSVKADAEALEQALVHLVQNAIEVSDENSPVLLELRKESGSAVIEIVDSGEGMSPDFIRTKLFKPFHSSKPGGFGIGAYEARELVRAMGGRLDVESREGLGTRFVLRLPLSEASDMLRVMQDNSKEVA; this is encoded by the coding sequence ATGGAAATCGCCTGGGATCTTGCCCTTTACCTTACCTATCTTGCCGCAGCCGCGGGGGCGGTCGCCTTGTGCCTGTGGCTTGCCACCAACCAGCGCACGCAGGGGCCGGCAGTCAATGCCAGTGCCGGCGCGCTTGGATTTGCCGCCTTATGGGCCTTCTCAGTAGCAGGCTTTGGCCGCCAGAGTGTGATCCAGGACGTGCTGCTGGTTGCCAGCAATCTCGCATGGTTGTGGATGCTGTACCGCCTGTTCGGTTACGACAAGCGCGACAAGAGCCTTGGCCCTATCCGCCCGGTTGTGGCTGCGCTCGCCTTTGTTGAAATGATGCAATTCGCGCTTATCGCAGCACGCCTGCAATATGATGCGGAACCTGGTGCTCAGCTGCTGATTCTCCAGTTCGCTTTCACCTTTCGCCTGCTTTTGTGCATCGGTGCGCTGGTATTGGTGCATAATTTATATGTCGGCGCTGCGCAGATGGCCCGGCTTGGCCTGCGCTGGCCAGCCGCCGCGCTTGGGCTGCTGTTTCTCTATGATCTCAACTTCTACACCGTCGCCTATCTCGATAATGGCACGCCGGAATTACTTGAAGATCTTCGCGCGGTCGCCCTGCTGGTTTCGGTCATATTGTTGGCCATCGGCGTAGTCCGCAACAAGAGCGAATTGCGCTTCAGTCCTTCGCGCAGCTTCGCATTCCAGTCTTTCTCTTTGCTGCTGATCGGTGCCTATCTCGCGGTGATGGTGGTGGTGGCGCAGGGCCTTGCCTATATCGGCAGCGATTATGGCCGCATATTGCAGGCTGGCTTCGTCCTGCTTGCAAGTGCAATTGCGCTGACGGTGCTTCCGTCTAAGCGGCTGCGCGGCTGGCTACGCGTCACCCTGTCCAAGAACCTGTTTCAGCACCGTTATGATTACCGTTCGGAATGGTTGCGCTTTACTGATACGATCGGCCGGGCCGGTCCGCAGGCGACGCCCTTGCTGGAACGCGCAGTGCAGGCCGTGGCCGACATCACTGACAGCCCTTCAGGCATGCTTTTCACTCCGCGAGAGGAGGGTGGTATGGCTCTCGCTGCGCGCTGGCAATGGCCCGACCTGGACGTGCCTGGTGAAGCGATTTCCGCCAAGGGCGCGCAGTTTTTCGAGGAAAGCCAGTTCATTCTGGATCTCGATGACCTGCGCCCCGGAAGGCAGGATGGCATCCCCGCCGATGCGTGCCCGGCCTGGCTATTGGCGGACGAGGCGAGCTGGGCGCTGATCCCGCTGCTGCATTACGAACGGCTGGTGGGCGTTGTCCTGCTGGCAAGACCGCCCATGGCCCGCCAGCTAGACTGGGAGGATTTTGACCTGCTGCGCGTCGTAGGACGGCAATTGGCAAGCTATCTTGCCGAACAGACCAGCCAAGACGCTTTGGGCGAAGCGCAGCGCTTTGATGAATTCAATCGCCGCATCGCTTTCGTCATGCACGACATAAAGAATTTAGCCAGCCAGCTTTCCCTGCTTGCCCGCAATGCTGAAAAACACGCGGACAATCCTGCTTTTCGTACCGACATGATCCTGACATTGCGCAACTCGACCGATAAATTGCAGTCTCTTCTGGATCGTCTTGGCCGGTATGGCAGCATGGGCGGCAAAGAGCGCGAGGAATTTGATCTTGGCGCATTGCTGGGCAAGATCTGCGGCCTATATGCCGATCGCCACACAGTCACGCTGATTTCCGATGACACTTGCAGCGTGAAGGCGGATGCAGAGGCATTGGAACAGGCGCTGGTCCATCTGGTGCAGAACGCCATAGAAGTCAGCGACGAAAATTCGCCCGTCCTGCTCGAACTGCGCAAGGAGTCCGGCAGCGCGGTGATTGAGATAGTCGATTCCGGCGAAGGCATGTCGCCGGATTTCATACGCACAAAGCTGTTCAAGCCGTTTCATTCGTCCAAGCCAGGAGGCTTTGGCATCGGAGCCTATGAAGCGCGTGAACTGGTGCGTGCGATGGGTGGCCGGCTTGATGTCGAATCGCGGGAAGGACTGGGCACGCGATTCGTGCTGCGACTTCCGCTTAGCGAGGCGAGCGACATGCTGCGTGTGATGCAGGATAATTCGAAAGAGGTGGCATAA
- a CDS encoding bile acid:sodium symporter family protein, which produces MIDRVKSLFDPLVRLLLLAILLATVLPVMGREQAVARIVSDIAIVLLFFLNGLRLPRAEVLRGLANLRFLLPLIIWVFAAMGLAGWGASQFAQPSLPPSIALGFIFLGVLPSTVQSATAYTSIAGGNVASSVVAAATLNILGVFITAPIIIWLASGAMPDNATDIGTDALLRVGMILLVPFLAGQALQGRFGALVTDRRTLVSWMDRIAIAIAVYVAFSSAVEQGVWSLLDFSAWQRLLMLIGFMLSFGFFGAWWLGRALRLDDRDRIAFLFAGGQKSIAMGAPLAAVLFPPAIAGLVLLPVLIYHLLQLVISAPVAQHVSQSQQA; this is translated from the coding sequence ATGATCGACCGCGTTAAGTCCCTGTTCGACCCGCTTGTGCGTCTGTTGCTGCTCGCGATATTGCTTGCCACGGTGCTGCCTGTAATGGGCAGGGAACAGGCTGTCGCACGCATTGTTTCGGACATTGCGATCGTGCTCCTGTTTTTCCTCAACGGCCTGCGCCTCCCTAGGGCAGAAGTACTGCGCGGTCTTGCCAATCTGCGTTTTCTGCTGCCGCTGATCATATGGGTATTTGCGGCGATGGGACTTGCCGGATGGGGCGCATCGCAATTCGCCCAACCATCCTTGCCCCCTAGCATTGCCCTGGGTTTCATCTTCCTTGGGGTGCTGCCATCCACGGTCCAATCCGCAACGGCCTATACGTCCATTGCCGGGGGCAATGTCGCCAGTTCAGTAGTTGCTGCGGCCACGCTCAATATCCTCGGTGTCTTCATCACGGCCCCCATCATCATCTGGCTTGCAAGCGGGGCAATGCCAGATAACGCAACGGATATCGGCACCGATGCGCTGTTGCGCGTAGGGATGATCCTACTCGTCCCATTCCTTGCCGGGCAGGCATTGCAAGGCCGGTTTGGCGCCCTTGTAACGGACAGGCGAACGCTGGTCTCGTGGATGGACCGCATAGCCATCGCCATTGCGGTCTACGTCGCTTTTTCCAGCGCGGTTGAGCAGGGCGTCTGGAGCCTGCTGGACTTTTCGGCATGGCAAAGGTTGCTGATGCTGATCGGCTTCATGTTGAGCTTCGGCTTTTTCGGTGCGTGGTGGCTGGGCCGGGCGCTGCGGCTTGATGACAGGGACCGGATCGCGTTCCTTTTCGCGGGCGGACAAAAAAGTATCGCTATGGGCGCGCCACTGGCGGCAGTGCTATTTCCGCCTGCCATCGCGGGGCTCGTGCTGCTGCCGGTATTGATCTACCACCTTCTGCAATTGGTGATTTCCGCCCCGGTGGCGCAGCATGTCAGTCAATCACAGCAGGCGTGA
- a CDS encoding M23 family metallopeptidase, with translation MVSSFVEKLQVAVITATVVSAGWIIAGAMFMDREESRLIESTLQKQAPADPLKDGAIDAEEGDAGTLSPDGSAQASVHSEEEAATLMIPVFGMNAADLIDTFEDERGSGTRLHEAIDIMADEGVAVVAAAPGEVERLFRSNQGGNTVYVRSTDGKTIYYYAHLAQYAPGLSEGQQVLRGQRLGTVGSSGNADPENPHLHFEVMRTTEEAEWWEPSTSVNPYPLLTRRRQ, from the coding sequence ATGGTTTCTTCTTTTGTAGAAAAACTGCAGGTCGCAGTGATTACTGCCACCGTCGTTTCGGCGGGCTGGATCATTGCGGGCGCGATGTTCATGGACCGCGAGGAATCGCGATTGATTGAAAGCACTTTGCAAAAGCAGGCGCCTGCCGATCCTCTTAAAGACGGCGCTATCGACGCGGAAGAGGGCGATGCCGGCACGCTTTCACCTGATGGTTCCGCGCAGGCATCTGTCCATTCGGAAGAAGAGGCGGCTACGCTGATGATTCCGGTGTTTGGTATGAATGCAGCTGATCTCATCGATACGTTCGAAGATGAACGCGGCAGCGGCACGCGTCTTCACGAAGCCATAGATATCATGGCCGATGAAGGGGTGGCAGTTGTGGCCGCAGCGCCGGGTGAGGTAGAGCGATTGTTCCGCTCCAATCAGGGCGGCAATACAGTTTATGTCCGGTCAACCGACGGCAAGACGATCTATTATTATGCGCATCTGGCGCAATATGCGCCCGGCTTGAGCGAGGGGCAGCAGGTGCTCCGCGGACAAAGGCTGGGAACCGTCGGATCATCGGGCAATGCCGATCCGGAAAATCCGCACCTCCATTTCGAAGTGATGCGTACGACCGAAGAAGCGGAATGGTGGGAGCCTTCGACCTCGGTCAATCCCTATCCATTGCTCACCCGTCGACGGCAGTGA
- the prsR gene encoding PEP-CTERM-box response regulator transcription factor has translation MADSKPQPLPKLLIVEDDEGLQAQLKWAYEDFQVVIAGDRESAIAALRAEEPAVVTLDLGLPPDPDGTTEGFAVLDEIMALKPDTKVIVASGHGARESALSAIERGAYDFYQKPVDIEQLGLIVRRAFNLHRIEEENRALAAKAGDGNTVLGGLITSAPEMVKVARTIERVANTNVSVMLLGASGTGKELLARGLHDASMRKNGNFIAINCAAIPENLLESELFGHEKGAFTGAVKTTEGKIEMADGGTLFLDEVGDIPLTLQVKLLRFLQERTIERIGGRSAISVDTRIVCATHQDLEAMIAAGNFREDLFYRLAEVVVKIPSLAERPGDATLLAKAFLKRFAAEMNPVISGLAPDALAAIDGWNWPGNVRELENRVKRAVIMADGKLVGASDLDLGGDEDETQDVLNIKSAREVSDRKVIRRALARSEGNISSTAKMLGISRPTLYDLLKQYDLHA, from the coding sequence ATGGCCGATAGCAAACCCCAACCGCTTCCCAAGCTGCTGATCGTCGAGGATGACGAAGGTCTGCAGGCACAGCTCAAATGGGCTTATGAAGATTTCCAAGTGGTTATCGCAGGCGACCGTGAAAGCGCCATCGCGGCGCTGCGTGCAGAGGAGCCTGCTGTCGTAACGCTGGACCTCGGGCTGCCGCCTGATCCCGATGGCACGACTGAAGGTTTTGCCGTGCTCGATGAGATCATGGCATTGAAGCCCGATACCAAGGTTATCGTGGCATCGGGCCATGGCGCGCGCGAAAGTGCGTTGAGCGCGATTGAGCGCGGCGCCTATGATTTTTACCAGAAACCTGTCGATATCGAACAGCTTGGCCTGATCGTTCGGCGCGCTTTCAACCTCCATCGCATTGAGGAGGAGAACCGTGCGCTGGCGGCCAAGGCAGGCGATGGCAATACGGTGCTGGGCGGTCTGATAACTTCCGCACCCGAAATGGTGAAGGTGGCGCGCACGATTGAACGCGTTGCCAACACCAATGTTTCGGTCATGCTGCTGGGCGCAAGCGGGACTGGTAAGGAATTGCTCGCACGCGGATTGCATGATGCCAGCATGCGTAAGAACGGCAATTTTATTGCCATCAATTGCGCTGCGATTCCCGAAAACCTGCTTGAAAGTGAATTGTTCGGGCATGAAAAAGGCGCATTCACCGGCGCGGTCAAAACGACCGAAGGCAAGATCGAAATGGCCGATGGCGGCACACTCTTCCTTGATGAGGTCGGCGATATTCCGCTGACCTTGCAGGTGAAGCTTCTGCGATTCCTGCAGGAACGCACGATCGAGCGGATTGGCGGGCGCAGTGCCATTTCTGTCGACACGCGCATCGTCTGCGCCACGCATCAGGACCTCGAAGCCATGATCGCGGCGGGCAATTTTCGCGAAGACCTGTTCTATCGCCTTGCCGAAGTGGTTGTAAAAATTCCTTCGCTGGCTGAACGTCCAGGTGATGCGACACTGCTGGCCAAGGCTTTCCTCAAACGATTTGCCGCAGAGATGAATCCCGTGATCTCCGGGCTTGCCCCCGATGCGCTGGCGGCGATTGATGGGTGGAACTGGCCGGGCAATGTCCGCGAGCTTGAAAACCGGGTGAAGCGCGCAGTCATCATGGCGGATGGCAAATTGGTTGGCGCAAGCGATCTCGACCTGGGCGGTGACGAGGACGAGACACAAGACGTGCTCAACATCAAGAGCGCTCGTGAAGTTTCGGATCGCAAGGTGATCCGCCGCGCGCTGGCTAGAAGCGAAGGCAATATTTCCAGCACGGCCAAAATGCTCGGCATCAGCCGCCCAACGCTATATGATTTGCTCAAGCAATACGACTTGCATGCTTGA
- a CDS encoding inositol monophosphatase family protein: MAAFSGLIRVMEKAARKAGGRLRRDFGEVEHLQVSRKGPSDFVSKADQVAERILWDELKVARPGWGFLLEEGGTIEGDPDQPRWIIDPLDGTSNFLHGIPHFAISIAVQEPKLGGGWGDVVAGMVYQPITDETFWAEKSRGAWLQDARLRVSGRRSLAEALVATGTPYQGHGDFVEWSKIFAALGPNVAGIRRFGAASLDLAWLAAGRYDGFWESDLSPWDTAAGCLLVREAGGFVTDYRGRSQPVCDKQIIAGNDPLHSRLHKLIAETLKDR; the protein is encoded by the coding sequence ATGGCTGCATTTTCGGGTCTTATTCGCGTGATGGAAAAGGCTGCCCGCAAGGCGGGTGGCAGGCTTCGTCGCGATTTTGGCGAGGTCGAGCACCTTCAGGTTAGCCGCAAGGGGCCGAGCGATTTTGTCTCCAAGGCCGATCAGGTGGCGGAACGCATCCTGTGGGATGAGCTTAAGGTCGCGCGTCCCGGATGGGGTTTTCTGCTCGAAGAGGGCGGCACGATCGAAGGCGATCCTGACCAGCCGCGCTGGATTATCGACCCGCTCGACGGGACGAGCAATTTTCTTCACGGGATTCCGCATTTCGCCATTTCCATCGCCGTGCAGGAGCCAAAGCTTGGCGGCGGCTGGGGCGATGTTGTGGCCGGGATGGTTTACCAGCCGATCACCGACGAAACCTTCTGGGCCGAAAAATCGCGCGGCGCTTGGTTACAGGATGCCCGGCTGCGGGTTTCTGGCCGACGCTCGCTTGCAGAAGCGCTGGTAGCGACCGGCACGCCCTATCAGGGGCATGGCGATTTTGTCGAATGGTCTAAGATTTTTGCCGCACTTGGCCCCAATGTGGCAGGAATCCGCCGCTTTGGTGCCGCTTCTCTCGATCTCGCATGGCTGGCTGCTGGCCGGTATGACGGGTTTTGGGAAAGCGATCTGTCACCTTGGGACACGGCTGCCGGCTGCCTGCTGGTGCGCGAGGCGGGCGGTTTTGTGACCGATTACCGCGGTCGTTCGCAGCCTGTTTGCGACAAACAAATTATCGCCGGGAATGATCCGTTACATTCTCGGCTTCACAAGCTGATTGCCGAGACGCTAAAGGATCGCTAA
- the efp gene encoding elongation factor P translates to MKISGVDIRPGNIIEYESGIWKVAKIQHTQPGKGGAYMQVEMKNLIDGRKTNVRFRSADTVEKVRLDTKEYQFLYEDGDMLVFMDSDTYEQIMLPSDLLGDARPFLQDGMQVSLELWEERPISVQLPTQIEAEIVEADAVVKGQTASSSYKPAVLDNGVRIMVPPHIGTGTRIVVDVYEQSYVGKAS, encoded by the coding sequence ATGAAAATCAGCGGCGTAGACATCCGTCCCGGCAACATCATCGAATATGAAAGCGGCATCTGGAAGGTCGCCAAAATCCAGCATACCCAGCCGGGCAAGGGTGGGGCCTATATGCAGGTGGAGATGAAAAATCTCATCGATGGCCGCAAGACCAACGTACGCTTCCGCAGCGCCGACACGGTCGAAAAGGTGCGTCTGGACACAAAGGAATATCAGTTCCTTTATGAAGATGGCGACATGCTTGTTTTCATGGATTCAGATACTTACGAACAGATCATGCTGCCAAGCGATTTGCTGGGCGATGCGCGCCCGTTCCTTCAGGATGGTATGCAGGTTAGCCTGGAACTTTGGGAAGAACGCCCCATCAGCGTGCAGCTTCCGACCCAGATCGAAGCCGAGATCGTGGAAGCCGATGCTGTGGTGAAGGGGCAGACTGCATCTTCCAGCTATAAGCCTGCCGTGCTGGACAATGGCGTGCGCATCATGGTGCCGCCGCATATCGGAACCGGCACGCGCATCGTGGTGGACGTTTACGAACAATCGTACGTCGGGAAGGCCAGCTGA
- a CDS encoding SLC13 family permease produces MALTIVVFYLFVRNRISIEIVSLMAIAIIAVGLYFYPMPHTQPTDGLVLAFSGFGHYALITICALMVMGRGLVVTGALDPVARFLERVFKINLQLGMLLSLALALVLSMGVNNTPVLVLLIPIFVTLAARGALPASKTLMPLNASSLLGGLSTTIGTSTNILVVSIAVDLGMQPMGVFHFTPIVLAASLIALPYIWLVMPRMLGDNSPDKGVVRRWFVTRLRVPPTSNLNGRHFDEVVDMLPEEFRFEERPNGPFSTGQRLRVSGTHDALEDAIRVLQGQIAPGWVIDAIQREARENGGDIQVVEMVVTSDSRLIDRTLPTSGIADRFGVGVLGIHRPDRPLRFDEPQEVHGDMRIAEGDVLLVMGLSPALATFAQADSLLQLEGAREVPRRSKALLAATIMGASVGLASIGLLPIAIASLGGAILMFLTGCVKFDRVGRALSGQVIVLVAASIVIGRFVLESGAAGWLGQALAMGLQHLPPAGVLAAIMLFVTILTNFASNATAATVGTPIAFAIGAELGLPQEPLILAVLFGCNLCYATPIAYQTNMLIMAEGNYQFGDYVKTGVPLVLLMVVTLSVLLVTTYSM; encoded by the coding sequence ATGGCTCTGACTATCGTCGTATTCTATCTTTTTGTACGCAACCGAATCTCAATTGAGATCGTATCGCTGATGGCCATCGCGATCATCGCGGTGGGGCTGTATTTTTATCCCATGCCGCATACCCAGCCTACAGATGGGCTGGTGCTCGCCTTCTCCGGTTTTGGCCATTATGCGCTGATCACGATCTGCGCCCTGATGGTGATGGGCAGGGGGCTGGTGGTAACTGGCGCGCTTGACCCTGTTGCCCGTTTTCTGGAGCGGGTCTTCAAAATCAATCTGCAATTGGGCATGCTGCTTTCTCTGGCGCTGGCTCTCGTGCTTTCGATGGGTGTCAACAATACGCCTGTCCTCGTGTTGCTCATTCCGATTTTCGTGACGCTGGCCGCGCGCGGTGCACTGCCTGCGTCCAAGACGCTTATGCCGCTGAACGCCTCCTCGCTCTTGGGCGGGCTTTCCACCACCATTGGCACCTCGACCAATATTCTCGTCGTGTCGATTGCGGTCGATCTCGGCATGCAGCCGATGGGTGTGTTCCACTTTACCCCTATCGTGCTTGCCGCATCGCTTATTGCCTTGCCCTATATCTGGTTGGTGATGCCGCGCATGCTGGGGGATAACAGCCCCGACAAGGGCGTGGTGCGGCGGTGGTTCGTCACGCGTCTTCGGGTGCCCCCAACAAGCAATCTCAATGGCCGCCACTTCGATGAAGTGGTGGATATGCTACCTGAAGAATTCCGCTTTGAAGAACGCCCAAACGGACCGTTCTCTACGGGTCAGAGATTGCGGGTATCGGGCACGCATGATGCACTGGAAGATGCGATTCGTGTTCTTCAAGGTCAGATCGCGCCAGGCTGGGTCATCGATGCCATCCAGCGCGAAGCGAGGGAGAATGGTGGCGATATCCAGGTCGTGGAGATGGTCGTCACCTCGGATTCGCGCCTTATCGACCGCACGCTGCCCACATCAGGCATTGCCGATCGCTTTGGCGTAGGTGTGCTGGGCATTCATAGACCCGATCGCCCCCTGCGGTTCGATGAACCTCAAGAAGTGCATGGCGATATGCGCATTGCCGAAGGCGATGTGTTGTTGGTGATGGGTCTGTCGCCCGCGCTCGCCACTTTCGCGCAGGCAGACAGCCTGCTGCAGCTTGAAGGCGCACGCGAAGTGCCTCGCCGTTCAAAGGCACTGCTGGCAGCGACCATCATGGGTGCATCGGTCGGCCTTGCCTCTATCGGCTTGTTACCAATTGCCATTGCATCACTTGGCGGCGCAATCCTGATGTTCCTTACCGGCTGCGTGAAGTTTGACAGGGTTGGTCGAGCGCTTTCGGGCCAGGTCATCGTGCTGGTTGCCGCCAGCATCGTGATCGGCCGATTCGTGCTGGAGAGCGGCGCAGCTGGCTGGCTGGGGCAGGCGCTGGCGATGGGATTGCAACATTTGCCGCCTGCGGGCGTGCTGGCAGCCATCATGCTGTTCGTGACGATACTGACGAATTTCGCTTCCAATGCGACGGCGGCAACCGTCGGCACCCCCATTGCCTTTGCCATCGGCGCCGAACTCGGCCTGCCGCAGGAACCGTTGATCCTCGCCGTGCTGTTTGGCTGCAATCTGTGTTACGCGACGCCAATTGCCTATCAGACCAACATGCTCATCATGGCAGAAGGCAATTACCAGTTTGGCGATTATGTAAAAACCGGTGTGCCGCTGGTGCTCCTCATGGTCGTTACGCTCAGCGTGCTGCTTGTTACGACCTATTCGATGTAG